In a single window of the Drosophila miranda strain MSH22 chromosome XL, D.miranda_PacBio2.1, whole genome shotgun sequence genome:
- the LOC108158663 gene encoding glycolipid transfer protein, translating to MSASAARIQFKALKGFPGNAADKIETRAFLDAALEIVTVIETFGKLFTPVINDMNGNIDKLSRVYGENVLKHHYLEDMIVLNIKGENVAPNALLWLKRGLQLICIFFENIYNDDQKQEALKHHLQNAYERTLKQYHGFIVQSTIKIIYAWVPTRKQLLGQGEDQEENLVVMSDYLPTMRAQLNKIDALLKARNLDEAPH from the exons ATGAGCGCATCAGCAGCACGCATACAATTCAAGGCGCTGAAGGGATTTCCGGGCAATGCCGCCGATAAGATCGAAACTCGAGCGTTCCTCGACGCCGCCCTAGAGATAGTGACAGTTATAG AAACCTTTGGCAAGCTATTTACGCCCGTGATTAACGACATGAATGGTAATATAGAT AAATTAAGCAGAGTCTACGGCGAGAATGTGCTCAAGCACCATTATCTGGAGGATATGATCGTCCTGAATATAAAGGGGGAGAACGTGGCCCCCAATGCCCTGCTCTGGCTGAAGCGGGGTCTCCAGCTGATTTGCATCTTCTTCGAGAACATCTACAACGATGACCAGAAGCAGGAGGCGCTCAAGCATCATCTGCAGAATGCCTACGAGCGCACCCTGAAACAGTACCACGGCTTTATCGTGCAGAGTACCATTAAG ATCATATACGCATGGGTACCCACACGCAAGCAGCTGCTCGGCCAGGGCGAGGATCAGGAGGAGAACCTCGTTGTCATGTCCGACTACTTGCCCACCATGCGGGCCCAGTTGAACAAGATCGATGCACTGCTCAAGGCTCGTAACCTAGACGAAGCTCCCCACTAG
- the LOC117189480 gene encoding UDP-N-acetylglucosamine transferase subunit ALG14 homolog, which translates to MSTEEAAYPTYVILGSGGHTAEMCKITKALLHRRDSDEYQPIRFIAANNDENSDRQLQAALGHSGAESILRVPRSRSVGQSWLSSVFTILYALIWSCWLVWRDRPQLVLCNGPGTCVPYCYAAYMWRLLGRLPPKSRIVFVESFCRVETLSLSGRLLLPIVDMFVVHWPGLPNRYENRPNLRYFGRLF; encoded by the coding sequence ATGTCTACTGAAGAAGCCGCCTATCCCACATATGTGATACTTGGCTCTGGGGGCCACACGGCCGAGATGTGCAAGATCACCAAGGCCCTCCTCCACCGGAGAGACAGTGACGAGTACCAGCCGATTCGCTTCATTGCTGCCAACAACGATGAGAACTCAGATCGGCAACTGCAAGCCGCTCTGGGGCATTCTGGCGCTGAGAGCATTTTGCGGGTGCCACGGAGTCGCAGCGTAGGCCAAAGCTGGCTGAGCAGCGTGTTCACCATCTTGTACGCTCTGATCTGGAGTTGCTGGCTCGTCTGGCGGGACCGCCCGCAGCTGGTGCTCTGCAATGGTCCCGGCACATGTGTGCCCTACTGCTATGCTGCATACATGTGGCGTCTACTTGGCCGCCTGCCCCCCAAAAGCCGGATCGTGTTCGTCGAAAGCTTCTGCCGGGTGGAGACGCTCTCGCTGAGCGGGCGTCTCCTGCTGCCGATTGTGGACATGTTCGTAGTACATTGGCCGGGACTGCCAAACCGCTACGAAAACCGACCCAACCTTCGCTACTTTGGACGACTCTTTTAA
- the LOC108158654 gene encoding uncharacterized protein LOC108158654 has translation MNSSVTGCKRIHSIEVEQLQDSEEVQHSFLLIKGRLEPKCSAAKQLKATLELRDESLEQLTQLSSAGEFKLLFDLHKEERERQEEPEVTSRTCLLQLRSCSGSRLIRFTYKPRSSPYRVQPLYIVCQDEKEEEQEQEQEQETNARSEHSARCSLIDLNLRLVQCIYAHKLHAAGFANRTFTLNGPCRLFRSQLTTEETLAKTEDELWQHFAGEILSCAQWGQQLHLKFVAFVACTRYDGAAVAASGDLSYANIRRHLRGHAALGGGGLALFGSAHFYSWPRAFAEIGDCVRSAERVDVARLPDESNYRRTYGGVYASTLGAVCHELGHCFDLGHTLNGVMGQGFDYLNRVLTVDQVTEHLPQRIVDQSYSSATLPAAGSAGAPAGTNTRSRLTQLKLKQPSSQLLDNYHGQRRNDSFYFARNCAVILAHHRWLSPDPPPATKTAAAIHLSKASREIVSSTPLRLVELRCNLNSLVAHYEELCAGDKQQQEHRFQLPASLWHLLAEQRTHYVFVLTASGDTKRLACDDAEAEADSH, from the coding sequence ATGAATAGCAGCGTCACTGGCTGCAAGCGCATCCACAGCATCGAAGTCGAGCAACTACAGGACTCTGAAGAGGTGCAGCACAGCTTTCTGCTGATCAAGGGCCGGCTGGAGCCCAAGTGCAGCGCCGCCAAGCAGCTAAAAGCGACCCTCGAGCTGCGCGACGAGTCGCTGGAACAGCTGACGCAGTTGTCCAGCGCTGGGGAGTTCAAGCTCCTCTTTGATTTGCAcaaagaagagagagagaggcaggaGGAGCCTGAAGTGACCTCCAGAACTTGCCTCCTGCAGCTGCGCTCTTGCAGCGGCTCGAGGCTGATTCGATTCACCTACAAGCCACGCAGCAGCCCCTACCGTGTGCAGCCCCTTTACATAGTGTGCCAGGACGaaaaggaggaggagcaggaacaggagcaggagcaggaaaCAAACGCACGTTCAGAACACTCTGCCCGCTGCTCACTTATCGATCTTAATCTGCGACTGGTGCAGTGCATTTACGCCCACAAATTGCACGCGGCCGGGTTTGCCAATCGCACCTTTACCCTTAACGGCCCCTGTCGCCTCTTCCGCAGCCAACTGACTACCGAAGAGACCCTCGCCAAGACCGAGGACGAGCTGTGGCAGCACTTTGCCGGGGAGATCCTCTCCTGTGCGCAGTGGGGCCAGCAGCTACACCTCAAGTTTGTCGCGTTTGTGGCCTGCACGCGGTACGACGGCGCGGCAGTAGCGGCCAGCGGAGACCTCTCGTACGCGAACATCCGGCGACACCTGCGCGGCCACGCCGCATTGGGGGGCGGAGGATTGGCCCTCTTCGGGAGCGCGCACTTCTATTCCTGGCCGCGAGCATTCGCGGAGATCGGAGACTGCGTGCGCAGCGCAGAGCGAGTGGACGTCGCGCGACTGCCGGACGAAAGCAACTACCGACGCACCTACGGTGGCGTCTACGCCAGCACCCTGGGCGCCGTCTGCCACGAGCTGGGTCACTGCTTTGACCTGGGCCACACCCTGAACGGTGTGATGGGCCAGGGCTTCGACTACCTCAACCGCGTCCTCACCGTTGACCAGGTCACCGAGCATTTGCCGCAGCGAATTGTGGACCAGTCGTACTCGTCCGCCACGCTGCCAGCAGCAGGATCAGCAGGAGCACCAGCAGGGACCAATACTCGCAGTCGCCTCACCCAACTGAAGTTGAAGCAGCCTAGCAGCCAGCTTCTGGACAATTACCACGGCCAGCGGCGCAACGATAGCTTCTACTTTGCCCGCAACTGTGCCGTGATACTGGCCCACCACCGCTGGCTGAGCCCGGACCCTCCCCCTGCCACTAAGACGGCGGCGGCCATCCACCTGTCCAAGGCCAGCCGCGAGATCGTGTCCTCAACGCCGCTGCGGCTCGTCGAGCTGCGCTGCAACCTCAACAGCCTGGTGGCCCACTACGAAGAGCTGTGCGCCGGCGACAAGCAACAGCAGGAGCACCGCTTCCAGCTACCCGCCTCCCTGTGGCACCTCCTGGCCGAGCAGCGCACGCACTACGTCTTCGTCCTGACCGCGTCCGGAGACACCAAGAGATTGGCCTGCGACGACGCCGAAGCCGAGGCCGATTCCCACTAG
- the LOC108158648 gene encoding uncharacterized protein LOC108158648 — MSDKATAHMSTDARNALITDHLQKLIKSVAGPNITPKQQRHLEQIARKHIRHPNFLSTKSHEVTQTLNVLVDRFQQENMAPFGQAIKELSTKLVEDPAWQDHDQTDVQWSLLDFLLSMTNAPIQNVRRNRQQMDQCRLSALAAVEASTSQAVVPNIVEADTDWVSLLSEDFLEGPTPGDSSDTQEEQSEESDANEISGSVCPEDLKTTLKPKDMANVYKNAMNNVNPCVEKTYVPELARSGKSGKSFQINAPIDLALISPIEIRSRNFVPLPPLQPPQLFTQHTQSVRDENVLPQLIHSHWWRHDIQIHTKPPDSDPLSNFAISYTQFLNKYSLGLVHYPLPNTTTERCLIREILFMFVSPVSCCFFVVDEERRIHVRQNVSICSVTAEGLKGTLEAELVPALEDMMQLRQTVDKLTLRQNGENIIGTLECFANGLRDLVRPIKKALLAYEERMLSEDPVSLIHFIRHMNKHFRMLQLLRFVSSKAVLPSGPPHLMCAYLLSQLYQQTQLHVPHQKLAIALLLVSLNTYCNIFDGLWRRAKLEDRQAQFIVERWVPEGEDASGEWEARVLIRQRRLEEEESEENHQLFKKLHSCPFYRLLLEHSLTSIETQDLLASVNLLGDMLATTNESHSHSLYEELHAQLFVQLRVYGHPTQQSDGDTQMANSHTGKEQSEQKAFEQKLLNSVGTIRNPDLLALLTQPITKKQQDRDKQQDKQRRQPPAQAVQVLERLESATRLQVKDVMSEALREILLRRQSLANMFAIKAMTVDLQLGEIARFLRHVLLLEADHLLRPYYTRLFRDIEAGLSWAQVSVLNMELYELLMPQYAQMAGRASVRIVSQVRSTSTKVYEAVEAIELVFDFFEHVQRIVTPSNLQTYNAVWRLMLKVKWAAWKLENMVFIRRPHRDNYAPLDMLGLTVRRLEILRFWLMYLINSLHTHIMQVVSHQFEPQIAKCHNIRELSSLHEQYMLLLSSHCLLTEETAAFRIALEQLFHLVFVLDLEWTSCSSYLVDSHPLALDVSSDDDEDNPKCLQYLALNQVVEIEMTYIRCHQTLAEILNNLVYKHDHHFLTALESAINTSVPY; from the exons ATGAGCGACAAGGCCACTGCACATATGTCGACAGATGCGCGTAATGCACTGATTACCGATCATCTGCAGAAACTGATCAAGAGTGTGGCAGGCCCCAAT ATCACTccaaagcagcagcggcaTCTGGAGCAGATTGCCAGGAAACATATACGCCACCCTAACTTCTTAAGCACGAAAAGTCATGAAGTAACGCAGACGCTCAACGTTTTGGTGGACCGTTTCCAGCAGGAAAACATGGCCCCCTTTGGGCAGGCTATCAAGGAGCTGAGCACAAAACTAGTCGAGGATCCCGCCTGGCAGGATCACGACCAGACGGACGTGCAGTGGTCTTTGCTTGACTTTCTGCTCAGCATGACCAACGCGCCCATACAAAATGTGCGACGGAACCGCCAACAGATGGACCAGTGCCGCCTCTCGGCACTTGCCGCCGTTGAGGCCTCAACCTCCCAGGCCGTCGTGCCCAACATAGTCGAGGCGGACACCGATTGGGTGAGCCTGCTCAGCGAGGATTTCCTGGAGGGTCCAACGCCTGGGGATAGCTCGGACACTCAGGAG GAACAGTCCGAGGAAAGCGATGCGAATGAGATTAGTGGCTCCGTTTGCCCAGAGGATTTGAAGACCACGCTGAAGCCAAAGGACATGGCCAATGTCTATAAGAATGCCATGAATAATGTCAATCCCTGTGTTGAAAAAACATACGTGCCAGAGTTGGCGAGATCCGGCAAATCCGGCAAATCCTTCCAAATAAACGCACCCATCGATCTCGCTCTAATATCCCCAATTGAGATCAGGAGCAGAAACTTTGTCCCGCTGCCGCCACTCCAGCCGCCCCAGCTTTTCACACAGCACACCCAGAGCGTGCGCGACGAGAACGTGCTTCCGCAGCTGATCCACTCTCATTGGTGGCGCCACGACATCCAGATCCATACCAAgccccctgacagcgatcctCTGTCCAACTTTGCCATCAGCTACACGCAGTTCCTCAACAAGTACTCCTTGGGTCTCGTCCACTATCCGCTGCCCAACACCACCACGGAGCGCTGTCTGATCCGCGAGATCCTGTTCATGTTTGTTAGTCCCGTCAGCTGTTGCTTCTTTGTGGTGGATGAGGAGCGACGCATCCATGTGCGCCAGAATGTGAGCATCTGCAGTGTAACAGCG GAGGGCCTGAAAGGTACTCTGGAAGCGGAGTTGGTCCCTGCCCTGGAGGACATGATGCAGCTGCGTCAGACAGTAGACAAGCTGACGCTGCGCCAGAACGGGGAGAACATTATCGGTACTCTAGAGTGCTTTGCCAATGGCCTGCGCGATCTGGTGCGCCCAATCAAGAAGGCGCTGCTTGCCTACGAGGAACGCATGCTCAGCGAGGACCCCGTCTCGCTCATCCACTTCATCCGACACATGAACAAGCACTTTCGTATGCTCCAGCTgctccgtttcgtgtccagCAAAGCCGTCCTGCCGTCGGGGCCCCCGCATCTGATGTGCGCCTATCTCCTGTCGCAGCTGTACCAGCAGACGCAGCTGCATGTGCCGCACCAGAAGCTGGCCATCGCCCTGCTGCTGGTCTCGCTAAATACATACTGCAACATCTTCGATGGCTTGTGGCGTCGGGCCAAACTGGAGGACCGGCAGGCTCAATTCATTGTGGAGCGATG GGTACCTGAAGGTGAGGATGCGAGCGGTGAGTGGGAAGCGAGAGTCCTCATCCGCCAGCGCCGGTTAGAGGAGGAAGAGAGCGAAGAGAACCACCAATTGTTCAAGAAACTGCACAGCTGTCCCTTCTATAGGCTGCTCCTCGAGCATTCTCTCACGTCCATTGAGACCCAAGACCTGCTGGCAAGCGTAAATCTCCTTGGCGACATGCTGGCCACCACCAACGAGAGCCATTCCCACTCCCTCTACGAAGAGCTGCATGCCCAACTCTTCGTACAGCTGCGCGTCTACGGACATCCAACGCAGCAGTCGGATGGAGACACACAGATGGCGAATAGTCACACAGGGAAAGAGCAGTCAGAGCAGAAAGCCTTTGAACAAAAGCTTCTGAACAGCGTTGGGACGATAAGGAACCCGGACCTGCTAGCACTGCTCACCCAGCCGATCACGAAGAAGCAGCAGGATCGAGATAAGCAGCAGGATAAGCAGCGACGGCAGCCGCCGGCTCAGGCAGTGCAAGTGCTGGAACGACTGGAGAGCGCCACGCGACTGCAGGTGAAGGACGTGATGTCAGAGGCCCTCAGGGAGATACTGCTGCGCCGCCAGTCGCTGGCCAATATGTTTGCGATCAAGGCCATGACCGTTGACCTGCAGCTGGGCGAGATCGCGCGCTTCCTGCGTCACGTTTTGCTGCTGGAGGCCGACCATTTGCTGCGTCCATACTACACGAGGCTCTTTCGCGATATCGAGGCGGGTCTGAGCTGGGCTCAGGTCTCGGTGCTGAACATGGAGCTGTACGAGCTGCTCATGCCCCAATATGCGCAAATGGCTGGACGCGCTTCTGTCAGGATCGTCTCCCAGGTGCGCTCCACCTCCACCAAGGTGTACGAGGCTGTGGAGGCCATCGAGCTGGTATTCGATTTTTTTGAGCACGTGCAGAGGATCGTGACGCCGTCGAACCTGCAGACGTACAATGCGGTCTGGCGCCTGATGCTCAAAGTCAAGTGGGCCGCCTGGAAGCTGGAGAATATGGTCTTCATTAGGCGTCCGCACAGGGACAATTATGCGCCGCTGGACATGCTAGGCCTCACCGTTCGCCGACTGGAGATCCTGCGGTTCTGGCTCATGTATCTGATCAACAGTCTGCACACCCACATTATGCAGGTCGTGAGCCACCAGTTCGAGCCACAGATTGCCAAGTGCCACAACATCCGGGAACTGAGCTCTCTGCACGAGCAGtatatgctgctgctgtccagTCACTGCCTGCTCACCGAGGAAACGGCTGCCTTTCGTATTGCCCTCGAGCAGCTCTTCCATTTGGTGTTTGTTCTGGACTTGGAATGGACCAGTTGCTCCAGCTACCTGGTCGACTCCCATCCACTCGCCCTGGATGTGTCCTCCGATGATGACGAAGACAACCCCAAGTGCCTGCAGTACTTGGCTCTCAACCAGGTAGTGGAAATTGAGATGACATACATACGTTGCCATCAGACGCTGGCCGAGATTCTCAATAATTTGGTCTACAAGCATGATCATCATTTCC TTACAGCGTTGGAGTCGGCCATCAACACAAGTGTACCCTACTGA
- the LOC117189442 gene encoding uncharacterized protein LOC117189442: MSDKATAHMSTDARNALITDHLQKLIKSVAGPNITPKQQRHLEQIARKHIRHPNFLSTKSHEVTQTLNVLVDRFQQENMAPFGQAIKELSTKLVEDPAWQDHDQTDVQWSLLDFLLSMTNAPIQNVRRNRQQMDQCRLSALAAVEASTSQAVVPNIVEADTDWVSLLSEDFLEGPTPGDSSDTQEEQSEESDANEISGSVCPEDLKTTLKPKDMANVYKNAMNNVNPCVEKTYVPELARSGKSGKSFQINAPIDLALISPIEIRSRNFVPLPPLQPPQLFTQHTQSVRDENVLPQLIHSHWWRHDIQIHTKPPDSDPLSNFAISYTQFLNKYSLGLVHYPLPNTTTERCLIREILFMFVSPVSCCFFVVDEERRIHVRQNVSICSVTAEGLKGTLEAELVPALEDMMQLRQTVDKLTLRQNGENIIGTLECFANGLRDLVRPIKKALLAYEERMLSEDPVSLIHFIRHMNKHFRMLQLLRFVSSKAVLPSGPPHLMCAYLLSQLYQQTQLHVPHQKLAIALLLVSLNTYCNIFDGLWRRAKLEDRQAQFIVERWVPEGEDASGEWEARVLIRQRRLEEEESEENHQLFKKLHSCPFYRLLLEHSLTSIETQDLLASVNLLGDMLATTNESHSHSLYEELHAQLFVQLRVYGHPTQQSDGDTQMANSHTGKEQSEQKAFEQKLLNSVGTIRNPDLLALLTQPITKKQQDRDKQQDKQRRQPPAQAVQVLERLESATRLQVKDVMSEALREILLRRQSLANMFAIKAMTVDLQLGEIARFLRHVLLLEADHLLRPYYTRLFRDIEAGLSWAQVSVLNMELYELLMPQYAQMAGRASVRIVSQVRSTSTKVYEAVEAIELVFDFFEHVQRIVTPSNLQTYNAVWRLMLKVKWAAWKLENMVFIRRPHKDMYAPLDMLGLTVRRLEILRFWLMYLINSLHTHIMQVVSHQFEPQIAKCHNIRELSSLHEQYMLLLSSHCLLTEETAAFRIALEQLFHLVFVLDLEWTSCSSYLVDSHPLALDVSSDDDEDNPKCLQYLALNQVVEIEMTYIRCHQTLAEILNNLVYKHDHHFLTALESAINTSVPY, encoded by the exons ATGAGCGACAAGGCCACTGCACATATGTCGACAGATGCGCGTAATGCACTGATTACCGATCATCTGCAGAAACTGATCAAGAGTGTGGCAGGCCCCAAT ATCACTccaaagcagcagcggcaTCTGGAGCAGATTGCCAGGAAACATATACGCCACCCTAACTTCTTAAGCACGAAAAGTCATGAAGTAACGCAGACGCTCAACGTTTTGGTGGACCGTTTCCAGCAGGAAAACATGGCCCCCTTTGGGCAGGCTATCAAGGAGCTGAGCACAAAACTAGTCGAGGATCCCGCCTGGCAGGATCACGACCAGACGGACGTGCAGTGGTCTTTGCTTGACTTTCTGCTCAGCATGACCAACGCGCCCATACAAAATGTGCGACGGAACCGCCAACAGATGGACCAGTGCCGCCTCTCGGCACTTGCCGCCGTTGAGGCCTCAACCTCCCAGGCCGTCGTGCCCAACATAGTCGAGGCGGACACCGATTGGGTGAGCCTGCTCAGCGAGGATTTCCTGGAGGGTCCAACGCCTGGGGATAGCTCGGACACTCAGGAG GAACAGTCCGAGGAAAGCGATGCGAATGAGATTAGTGGCTCCGTTTGCCCAGAGGATTTGAAGACCACGCTGAAGCCAAAGGACATGGCCAATGTCTATAAGAATGCCATGAATAATGTCAATCCCTGTGTTGAAAAAACATACGTGCCAGAGTTGGCGAGATCCGGCAAATCCGGCAAATCCTTCCAAATAAACGCACCCATCGATCTCGCTCTAATATCCCCAATTGAGATCAGGAGCAGAAACTTTGTCCCGCTGCCGCCACTCCAGCCGCCCCAGCTTTTCACACAGCACACCCAGAGCGTGCGCGACGAGAACGTGCTTCCGCAGCTGATCCACTCTCATTGGTGGCGCCACGACATCCAGATCCATACCAAgccccctgacagcgatcctCTGTCCAACTTTGCCATCAGCTACACGCAGTTCCTCAACAAGTACTCCTTGGGTCTCGTCCACTATCCGCTGCCCAACACCACCACGGAGCGCTGTCTGATCCGCGAGATCCTGTTCATGTTTGTTAGTCCCGTCAGCTGTTGCTTCTTTGTGGTGGATGAGGAGCGACGCATCCATGTGCGCCAGAATGTGAGCATCTGCAGTGTAACAGCG GAGGGCCTGAAAGGTACTCTGGAAGCGGAGTTGGTCCCTGCCCTGGAGGACATGATGCAGCTGCGTCAGACAGTAGACAAGCTGACGCTGCGCCAGAACGGGGAGAACATTATCGGTACTCTAGAGTGCTTTGCCAATGGCCTGCGCGATCTGGTGCGCCCAATCAAGAAGGCGCTGCTTGCCTACGAGGAACGCATGCTCAGCGAGGACCCCGTCTCGCTCATCCACTTCATCCGACACATGAACAAGCACTTTCGTATGCTCCAGCTgctccgtttcgtgtccagCAAAGCCGTCCTGCCGTCGGGGCCCCCGCATCTGATGTGCGCCTATCTCCTGTCGCAGCTGTACCAGCAGACGCAGCTGCATGTGCCGCACCAGAAGCTGGCCATCGCCCTGCTGCTGGTCTCGCTAAATACATACTGCAACATCTTCGATGGCTTGTGGCGTCGGGCCAAACTGGAGGACCGGCAGGCTCAATTCATTGTGGAGCGATG GGTACCTGAAGGTGAGGATGCGAGCGGTGAGTGGGAAGCGAGAGTCCTCATCCGCCAGCGCCGGTTAGAGGAGGAAGAGAGCGAAGAGAACCACCAATTGTTCAAGAAACTGCACAGCTGTCCCTTCTATAGGCTGCTCCTCGAGCATTCTCTCACGTCCATTGAGACCCAAGACCTGCTGGCAAGCGTAAATCTCCTTGGCGACATGCTGGCCACCACCAACGAGAGCCATTCCCACTCCCTCTACGAAGAGCTGCATGCCCAACTCTTCGTACAGCTGCGCGTCTACGGACATCCAACGCAGCAGTCGGATGGAGACACACAGATGGCGAATAGTCACACAGGGAAAGAGCAGTCAGAGCAGAAAGCCTTTGAACAAAAGCTTCTGAACAGCGTTGGGACGATAAGGAACCCGGACCTGCTAGCACTGCTCACCCAGCCGATCACGAAGAAGCAGCAGGATCGAGATAAGCAGCAGGATAAGCAGCGACGGCAGCCGCCGGCTCAGGCAGTGCAAGTGCTGGAACGACTGGAGAGCGCCACGCGACTGCAGGTGAAGGACGTGATGTCAGAGGCCCTCAGGGAGATACTGCTGCGCCGCCAGTCGCTGGCCAATATGTTTGCGATCAAGGCCATGACCGTTGACCTGCAGCTGGGCGAGATCGCGCGCTTCCTGCGTCACGTTTTGCTGCTGGAGGCCGACCATTTGCTGCGTCCATACTACACGAGGCTCTTTCGCGATATCGAGGCGGGTCTGAGCTGGGCTCAGGTCTCGGTGCTGAACATGGAGCTGTACGAGCTGCTCATGCCCCAATATGCGCAAATGGCTGGACGCGCTTCTGTCAGGATCGTCTCCCAGGTGCGCTCCACCTCCACCAAGGTGTACGAGGCTGTGGAGGCCATCGAGCTGGTATTCGATTTTTTTGAGCACGTGCAGAGGATCGTGACGCCGTCGAACCTGCAGACGTACAATGCGGTCTGGCGCCTGATGCTCAAAGTCAAGTGGGCCGCCTGGAAGCTGGAGAATATGGTCTTCATTAGGCGTCCGCACAAGGACATGTATGCGCCGCTGGACATGCTAGGCCTCACCGTTCGCCGACTGGAGATCCTGCGGTTCTGGCTCATGTATCTGATCAACAGTCTGCACACCCACATTATGCAGGTCGTGAGCCACCAGTTCGAGCCACAGATTGCCAAGTGCCACAACATCCGGGAACTGAGCTCTCTGCACGAGCAGtatatgctgctgctgtccagTCACTGCCTGCTCACCGAGGAAACGGCTGCCTTTCGCATTGCCCTCGAGCAGCTCTTCCATTTGGTGTTTGTTCTGGACTTGGAATGGACCAGTTGCTCCAGCTACCTGGTCGACTCCCATCCACTGGCCCTGGATGTGTCCTCCGATGATGACGAAGACAACCCCAAGTGCCTGCAGTACTTGGCTCTCAACCAGGTAGTGGAGATTGAGATGACATACATACGTTGCCATCAGACGCTGGCCGAGATTCTCAATAATTTGGTCTACAAGCATGATCATCATTTCC TTACAGCGTTGGAGTCGGCCATCAACACAAGTGTACCCTACTGA
- the LOC108158667 gene encoding uncharacterized protein LOC108158667, translating into MFQATELRSCLLLQMLLEANVYVSAFWAVNYLLYIVVHMDQLWSFDTLGLLLAYVLAVGSEIVRLHATFAVNLRPENASMWLLLTVTPCVLFPSMVYLRLSLGDDARLWPHSISYAVLALIGLEVIAILVHNISNELDETNRQLADVSTHQSPAPQNENQRTPRMD; encoded by the exons ATGTTCCAAGCGACTGAGCTGCGGTCCTGTCTGCTGCTCCAGATGCTGCTGGAGGCGAATGTGTACGTGTCCGCATTTTGGGCCGTGAACTATCTGCTCTACATAGTCGTACAC ATGGACCAGCTATGGAGCTTCGATACCTTGGGCCTGTTACTGGCATATGTGCTGGCCGTGGGCTCGGAGATAGTGCGTCTGCATGCCACCTTTGCGGTGAATCTACGCCCAGAGAACGCCTCGATGTGGCTGCTCTTAACAGTGACGCCGTGTGTCCTGTTCCCGTCCATGGTCTACCTCCGCCTATCGTTGGGAGATGACGCCCGCCTCTGGCCTCACAGCATCTCGTATGCGGTGCTGGCTCTGATCGGCCTGGAGGTGATTGCGATCCTGGTACACAACATAAGCAACGAGCTGGATGAGACAAATCGGCAACTGGCGGATGTTAGCACGCATCAGAGCCCTGCCCCTCAGAATGAGAATCAGAGGACGCCTCGCATGGACTAA
- the LOC108164848 gene encoding putative inositol monophosphatase 3, whose amino-acid sequence MCFTSSESSSKMNGRSIRINRVPATIFAILLTIVLVYFLNFHQEERPAIYGKLRSDNPNRVNLRKMLIAAIQASQRGGLEVLDVARSRQLKERSKGQTDEGVNDPFTDADGRSHCVMKQGLQRIFPRVRIFSEEDKEHCKESHSYDLDPTVLHETAQVPDVSVNAQDVTVWVDPLDATKEFTEELYEYVTTMVCVAVAGRPVIGVIHSPFNGQTAWAWVGNSMSEYLAGLHPPHGQENELPIITVSRSHTAGAKDLARGIFGEQVNLLTAAGAGYKVLQVVANNATAYLHTSKIKKWDICAGDAILHALGGTMTTLSDQLIRYGPDESPVNTEGLLATLEKHDKYMDQLAKYRTAHNGQLT is encoded by the exons ATGTGCTTCACCAGCAGCGAGAGCAGCAGTAAGATGAACGGACGCTCCATACGTATCAATCGGGTGCCAGCCACCATTTTCGCCATCCTGCTGACCATTGTGCTGGTCTATTTTCTGAACTTCCACCAGGAGGAGCGGCCGGCTATCTATGGCAAGCTGCGCAGCGACAATCCCAACCGGGTGAACCTGCGCAAGATGCTGATCGCCGCCATCCAGGCTTCGCAGCGCGGCGGTCTCGAGGTGCTCGACGTGGCCCGCTCCCGGCAGCTGAAAGAGCGGAGCAAGGGCCAAACGGACGAAGGCGTAAACGATCCGTTTACCGATGCCGACGGTCGTTCGCACTGCGTCATGAAGCAGGGCCTCCAGCGCATATTTCCACGTGTCCGCATATTCTCAGAGGAGGACAAGGAGCACTGCAAAGAGTCGCACAGCTACGATCTGGATCCCACGGTCCTGCATGAGACCGCCCAGGTGCCGGACGTGTCTGTTAATGCCCAGGATGTCACAGTCTGGGTAGATCCTTTGGATGCTACCAAGGAGTTTACTG AGGAGCTGTACGAGTATGTCACCACCATGGTGTgcgtggccgtggccggtcgTCCCGTGATTGGGGTTATCCACAGCCCCTTTAATGGCCAGACTGCATGGGCCTGGGTGGGTAACTCCATGTCCGAGTATCTCGCAGGACTCCATCCGCCGCATGGCCAGGAGAATGAGTTGCCCATCATCACCGTTTCGCGTTCGCACACCGCCGGTGCCAAGGATCTAGCCCGCGGCATCTTTGGGGAGCAGGTCAATCTGCTGACGGCCGCCGGTGCCGGGTACAAGGTGCTCCAGGTGGTGGCTAACAATGCGACCGCCTACCTGCACACCTCCAAGATCAAGAAGTGGGATATCTGTGCCGGAGATGCCATACTGCACGCCCTGGGCGGCACCATGACCACTCTCAGCGACCAACTGATCCGCTACGGCCCGGATGAGTCGCCGGTTAACACGGAGGGACTGCTGGCCACTCTGGAGAAGCACGACAAGTACATGGACCAGCTGGCCAAGTACCGCACTGCGCACAACGGCCAGCTAACGTAG